Proteins encoded in a region of the Stieleria neptunia genome:
- the tnpA gene encoding IS66 family insertion sequence element accessory protein TnpA: MVRLPDPAVRQRWSRLIQLHEQSDLAVSEFCDLHGVSTASFYRWRQRLQGDADQSDAFLAVQIEQPRPQIGGTTVRFPCGTQIELASCDANSLMIIVDRLAPQPSELQQ; encoded by the coding sequence ATGGTTCGCTTGCCAGACCCCGCCGTTCGCCAACGTTGGTCGCGGCTGATCCAACTTCACGAACAGTCCGATCTTGCGGTCTCCGAATTTTGCGATTTGCACGGAGTCTCCACCGCATCGTTTTATCGATGGCGACAAAGGCTGCAGGGCGACGCCGATCAGAGCGACGCGTTTCTTGCCGTGCAGATCGAGCAGCCGCGTCCCCAAATCGGCGGCACCACTGTCCGCTTTCCCTGTGGCACGCAGATCGAGCTTGCTTCCTGCGATGCCAACAGCCTGATGATCATCGTCGACCGGTTGGCACCACAACCAAGCGAGTTGCAGCAATGA